TCGGTCCTTTGATCAACGGACGCGCTCTGCAGCGCGTAGAAGCGATGGTCAATGAAGCAGTCGCAGCGGGCGCCAAGGTTCATTGCGGTGGCAATAGCCGGGGTCCCTACTATGAGCCAACTGTGTTGTCGGCCGTTACGCGCGATATGGCGGTGTGGATCGACGAGATTTTTGGGCCGGTCGTGACGGTCACGCCGTTTGACACTATCGGCGAGGCTGTGGCGATGGCGAACGACACGCCATACGGCCTGAGCGCCTCAATCGTGACCGGAAATCCGATGCTCGGCGAGATGCTGGCCGAGCGCATCCATGCCGGGATGGTGCACGTCAATGACAGCACCGTTCACGATGAACCGCATGCGCCGTTTGGCGGCCTGGGAGCCTCGGGCGGCGGCGGTAAATGGGGGCCGAAGGGGGCGATCGAGGCCTACACGGTGCAGCGCTGGATAGCGACGCAGCGCGAGCCGCGCACGCTTCCTTTCTAGGCCCGGACAAGGCGGGGAGCCCATGCCTTACCCACGACAATCTTTACAGGGGGAATACGATGAATCCACGAGAAACTGACGCGCTCGCTAAGGGCGACTACCTGAATTTGCTGGAAGAAGGGCTTGTGCACGGTCGTCTTGATCGCCGGCGCTTCATGAAGCTCGCGCTGGCCGCTGGAGCCAGTCTTGCCGCCGTGCAAGCAGCTGCTCAGACGCTCGGCGATGCAGCGATAACTCAGCGCTACAACTCCCAAAATCTGAAACCGACCTACGACTACATCGTCGTAGGCTCGGGCTCAGGCGGTGCCGTCGTAGCCGGCCGCCTTGCTGCCAAAACCGACGCAAATGTGCTCGTACTCGAGGCGGGCGGCACCGATCAGCTCGATGCGGTGCTCAACCCGAGCCTCTGGACCAGCAACATCCGCACTGATCGTGAATGGGGTTTCACCGCTGAGCCGAACGCCAAGGTCAATGGGAGGTCGCTTATCCTGCCCATGGGCAAGGTCGTTGGCGGCGGCTCATCGATAAACGCCATGATTTGGGCGCGAGGCCACAAGAACGATTTTGACTTCTGGGCTGCTGAAACCGGCGACGACGCGTGGAGCTATAAGAAGGTCCTGCAGATCTACAAGCGGATCGAGGACTGGCACGGAAAGCCCGATCCGGACCGTAGAGGCACGGGCGGTCCTGTCTATGTCGATCGGGTTCGGGACGTGAACCCTGTTGCGCCTGCATTTGTCGAGGCTTGTGGCACGGTGGGCATCCCGGCATTCGAGGATATGAATGGCGAGATGATGGAGGGCAATGGCGGTGTCGCGTTGGCGAATGTGCGTATTCGCGATGGACGCCGGCTGAACATTCCATCGGCCTATCTATGGGAGAATCTCAAGCGAAAGAACATCACGCTGCTGACCGGAGCTACGGTTCAAAAACTCGAGTTTAGCGGCACGACGGTAAAAGGCGTGACTTTCGTGAAGGATGGGACCGTGCATACGGTTAGAGCCACATCGCGGGTGGTCCTGTCCGCGGGCGCGATCAATACGCCCAAGCTATTGATGCTGTCGGGCATTGGCCGCGCGCAGGATCTCAAACCCCTGGGCATAGATGTGCGCCATGACCTGCAGGGTGTCGGGCAAAACTTCCAAGATCACATCCTGGCGGGTGGTTGCATCTGGGAATACAAGACCCCGCTGCCTCCGGCCAACAGCGGTGCTGAGGCGACTTTCTTCTGGAAGTCTAACTCCGCGTTGGACACACCCGATATGCAGCCGTTCTGCGAGGAAATACCTTATGCAAGCGAGGTGACGGGCAAGCAGTACGAAGTGCCGGCTGGTTCATGGACGATCGCCCCTGGCATCGTGCGACCGCGCAGCACCGGCGAAGTCAAGTTGACATCAACAGATTTCTCGGTCGCTCCCAAAATCGACGGCGGCTTTCTTCGCGAGGATGCCGATCTCACGGCGCTGGTCCACTGCATCGAGCTTTGCCGCGAAATCGGCAATTCGGCGCCGCTCTCGAAGTTCGCCAAGCGTGAGGTGATGCCTGGTCCGCTGTCGAAGGCGGCGCTTGCCGACTTCGCTCGCAATGCAACCGGAACGTATTTCCACGAGAGCTGCACCTGCAAAATGGGCAAGGGCGAGACATCGGTGGTCGACGGCAAGCTTTCGGTTCACGGAATCGAAGGCCTTTCGATCGCAGATGCTTCGGTCATGCCGCGTATCACGACCGGTAACACTATGGCGCCGACCGTGATCATTGGCGAACGCATGGCGGACATCCTGACTGGCTAACGTTGGAGGTCTGTGGCTTTAGGTGCGAACCTTCGGGGTCGAAGTTTAAAGGGCGGCCAGAACTTCGTCGCTATCCGAGGGCATCGTTCCTCCTTCCCGGCCGACGGCCAATAGGTCGCTTGGACGGGAAGGAGGCGAGCGGTACGCGTCCGCGTCAGTGCCTCGGCCAGCGTGAGACCCGTTACCGACCGGGCCGGCAAGGCAAGTTCGACTCCTCTTGTCTCATGCCCACGACCGTACGGACCGATCGAGCCAAATCCAGGATTCTACCGGCTCAAAAGCATGAGCCAAGCAGAAGTAGCGGACGAAGGTAAGGTGCACTGGTCGGCTGTTTGGCTGGCGCTGCGATAGATTTAGAAAACTCATCATCTTCATTGAATATTTTCATTTGCTGGCATCGACTGACTCGCCAACGATGCAGTGAGGCGCGCGCTGCTGCATTCGAAGCCCACCGCGCCTGACGTGTGCGGTCGAGCTGGTCTAGATCATCGGCTGGACAATGTGGAAATAGGCGAGGCGGAAGCCTAGGGCTTTAATCGCTTGAGCGTGGGGCGGCTTCGAAGACGAAGGCGACTCGATGAAATGGCCATGGCGGTTTGCTCTAGCGCGCAGCCTCGATCACATGACGCCGCTCAGCAGCAAAACCCTTGAGCGACCGGTGCTGAGAGCATAGCTCGGCGCGCGTTGATGACTTCCGGTCCTGCCCAGCATGAAAATGATTGGTCAAAACGCACGCGATCTTGGATCGCGCGTAAGTCAGATTTCGGAATCAGACAAACGTCTTCCTTTAGATGGAGCCAGAATGTCCAACTCTAGGGTGCATGCCATTTTTTGTACGGATGGTTCGCCGGGATGCCAATTTCGGCATTCCGGGTGCCAAACTTTAGGCTTAGCATGCCTTTGTTCTAGTCATTGTCCAATTTTGTAACGAGAAAAATATAGCAATACCAATATGATAGATCATAGTTGCGCCAAAGTGACCGAGTTTGTCCTAAAAAGTTGACATGGGCGTGTCGGTCTGCAAACTTGGGTGCTGTGAGCTGCTGAGAACCGTTCTGATGTTTCACTGTCTCTTCCGAAGCGTGATGCTTGCCCTGGTGCTACCCGCACCATCGGTGCTTGCTGATTTTAGTGCTGGCGCGGCCCGGATTGATCGGTCGTGCAATTTTGAGGCTCGTCATGCTGAGCTTTGAACTTTGCGAGCCGCATACACTGGAGGATGCCTTCGACCTCCTGGGCCACGATGATCCAGGTGTGCGTCCGATGGGGGGCGGTACCGCGCTCATGCTGATGATGAAGGCTCAGATGTTCAAGCCGATGAGGCTTGTGAGCCTGCGGCGCATCGCTCCCTTTTCTGGTCTGGCATTGAGCGAAGATGGTGCGCGACTGCGCATTGGCGCAATGGCCACGTTTTCAGAGATTGAGCACTCTGACGTCGTTCGAAGGCATTTCCCGGCCGTTGTTCAGGCCATGAAGACGCTTGCCAACGTGCGGGTGCGAAATGTCGCGTCCGTGGGTGGAAACCTGGCTCACGCAGATCCGCATCTCGACTTGCCGCCGCTTTGGATGGCGCATGATGCCACGGCCCGCCTTGTCAGCAAGAATGGAGAGCGGGTTATTCCCGTCGCGGAGATATTTCGTGGCTATTACGAGACCTCGATCTCGGACGGCGAGCTGATTTCAGAGATTTGTGTGCCACTTCGCGAGGGCTGGCGGTCGACGTACGCAAAGATCACCACTCGCGCCATCCATGATTGGCCGGCGTTGGGCATCGCCGTATCCCTTCAGCTGGAGGGAGGTGTCGTTAGAGATTTGCGCATTGTTCTGAGCGCGGCTCTCGATAAACCGACGCGGCTGAGAGCGGCGGAGGAGGTCCTGCGAGGGGGCGAAGTCGACGAGGTGCGCCTGCGACGTGCCGGCGAAGCGGCTGTTGCGGAGGTCGAAATCCATTCCGATAGCCGCGGTTCTGCTTCTTACAAGAACCATTTGTTGCGCGTGCATCTTGCGCGCGCGCTTCAGTCCGTCATTGGAGGTTGATACAATGGTGGACATGATGCCGGTTGGGAACATTGGCCGGTCGGTCACGCGTCTCGAAGCGCGTGAAAAGGTGACGGGGCGTGCGGAGTACGTCCATCATCTCCGGCTTCCGGGAATGCTTTACGGAAAGATTTTCCGTAGCACCGTCCCGCATGCGCTTATTAAGAGCGTCGACATCTCGGCAGCGCGGGCCGTGGAGGGGGTCTTCCGTGTCGTTACGATCGACGACATCCGGACTGTCATTCCGAATCCCTACTATGGGCCGGCGTTTCACGATCAGCCCATCCTGGCGGACGGAAAGGTTCGTTTTGCCGGAGAGCCAGTGGCGGTCGTGCTGGCGTCGGATCCGCGTGTTGCGGAATATGCGGCGGGCCTGATTACTGCGGAGTACGAGGAGCTCCCCGCAGTGTTTGACGAGGTCGAGGCAATGACTTCGAGCGTCTGCGTTCATGACGAGCTCAAGCCGGCCGCGACGTTCCCCGATCTGCAGCACCTAAAGGGCCGGAGCGGCACAAACGTCGCTCTCGACTACAAGCTCGTGCGGGGCGACGTCGAGGCCGGATTCAAGTCGGCCGACCACGTCTTCGAGCACACCTTCCGCTGTCAGCAGGCGATGCACACTCCCATGGAGCCTTTCGTCTCCGTCGCCGACGTGCAGGACGGGCGCATGACGCTGCATACGGCATCGCAAGGGCCGTCGTTCGTGCGCATTGAGATGGCTCGCCTGCTTGGATGGCCGGAAAATCGCGTACGCGTCAAGGTTCCGCACATCGGCGGTGGCTTTGGCGGCAAGCTCTACATCAAGCTTGAAGCATTGGTGACCGCGCTATCTCTCCTGATTCAGCGCCCAGTCAAAATCTCACTCACCATGGAAGAGCAGTTCTTCATGGTGACCAAGCACGCCTGCACTTTCACCATCAAGAGCGGTGTCAACAACGACGGGAAGATCGTCGCGCGCCGCTGCAAGATCTTCTGGAACGGTGGCGCGTATGCGGACATCGGCCCCCGCGTGACTCAGAAGGCGGGTTTTACGTCGGCGGGTCCATACGACATCGAGAACGTCGCGATCAACTCGTATGCGGTTTACACGAACCGTCCGCCGGCAGGTGCTCTTCGGGGCTTTGGAGCGCCGCAGACCGCGTGGGCGTACGAGTGCCATACCGACATGATCGCGGAGGCACTTAAGCTCGATAAGATCGAATTTCGACGCCAGAATCTTTTGCGCGAAGGCCGGCCCCAGGCATCCGGCACGATTGTGCGCGACGCGGCACTCGACAAGGTGCTTGATCAAGTGATCAGCCGAATGGGATGGCACAGTCCCTTAGAGAGAGGGAGCGGAACCATTCGTCGCGGTCGCGGCGTCGCGCTGGGTATCAAGGGCATCACATCGCCGACCACGTCAGTTGCGATCGTCAATCTCTACGGCGATGGAAGCTGCGGCTTGTATATCGGTACCGTCGACATGGGACAGGGCTCCGATACGGTCATGGCCCAGATCGCCGCTGAAGTTCTCGGCCTCAATGCCGAAGCTATTCGCGTTATCCATCCTGATACCGATGTCACGCCGTATGACATGGGCACATTGGGATCCCGCTCGACATTTCATATGGGGACGGCGGTGCGCCTGGCAGCGGAAGATGCAAAGGCGAAGATCTCAGCACTGGCGGTCGAGCTGGGCCTAGCGCCGAACAGCAACATCCCGCTCAGCGAGATGTTGCGGAAGAAGTATGGAATGCAAGCTGGCAACATCATCGGAACCGGCAGCTTTATTCCAGCCTACAAGAAGCCGGATCCTGAGACCGGTCAGTCGGTGAACGCAACCCCATTTTGGGGCATCGGCGGCGCCGGCGCCGAAGTTGAGATCGATACGGAAACCGGTCGCATCTCGGTGACCAAGCTGGTCAACGTCGTGGATGCGGGCGTCGCGCTCAATCCCACCTTGGTCAGGCAGCAGGTTTCTGGCTCGGCGATCATGCAACTCGGTTTCACGATGACTGAGAACATGATCTTCCGCGATGGTCAGCTCACCAACGGATCGCTGGCCGATTACAAGATTCCGTCTCTGTTGGATATTCCCCCGCAGTTCATCAACGAGTTCGTCGACTCGCGACAGACCACCGGGCCATTTGGCGCAAAGGGCACGGGCGAAACATCGTCCATTTCACTGTCGCCCGCAATCGGCAACGCGGTGGCGGATGCGCTCGGGATCCATATGACCGACTTGCCGCTGACGCCGGAATCCATCTTCCGCGCCATCCAACTCAAGAATGGTACGCCGCTGGCGGAGGACTGAGATGATTGAGCCACGAACCATTCGCTTCACGCTTAACGGAGTTGCGGTGTCGTCAAGCGTCATGCCGCATGAAACTCTCATCGAGGTTCTCTCCCAACGCTTCGAATTGAAAGGTGCGCGGGAGAGTTGCGGCCAAGGCCTATGTGGTTGCTGCACGGTCTACGTGGATTCGAAGGCCGTGTCGTCGTGCCTCTATTTGGCGTGGCTGGCCGATGGCGCGCAGGTGGTCACCGTG
This genomic stretch from Bradyrhizobium sp. CCGB12 harbors:
- a CDS encoding GMC family oxidoreductase translates to MNPRETDALAKGDYLNLLEEGLVHGRLDRRRFMKLALAAGASLAAVQAAAQTLGDAAITQRYNSQNLKPTYDYIVVGSGSGGAVVAGRLAAKTDANVLVLEAGGTDQLDAVLNPSLWTSNIRTDREWGFTAEPNAKVNGRSLILPMGKVVGGGSSINAMIWARGHKNDFDFWAAETGDDAWSYKKVLQIYKRIEDWHGKPDPDRRGTGGPVYVDRVRDVNPVAPAFVEACGTVGIPAFEDMNGEMMEGNGGVALANVRIRDGRRLNIPSAYLWENLKRKNITLLTGATVQKLEFSGTTVKGVTFVKDGTVHTVRATSRVVLSAGAINTPKLLMLSGIGRAQDLKPLGIDVRHDLQGVGQNFQDHILAGGCIWEYKTPLPPANSGAEATFFWKSNSALDTPDMQPFCEEIPYASEVTGKQYEVPAGSWTIAPGIVRPRSTGEVKLTSTDFSVAPKIDGGFLREDADLTALVHCIELCREIGNSAPLSKFAKREVMPGPLSKAALADFARNATGTYFHESCTCKMGKGETSVVDGKLSVHGIEGLSIADASVMPRITTGNTMAPTVIIGERMADILTG
- a CDS encoding xanthine dehydrogenase family protein subunit M, whose amino-acid sequence is MLSFELCEPHTLEDAFDLLGHDDPGVRPMGGGTALMLMMKAQMFKPMRLVSLRRIAPFSGLALSEDGARLRIGAMATFSEIEHSDVVRRHFPAVVQAMKTLANVRVRNVASVGGNLAHADPHLDLPPLWMAHDATARLVSKNGERVIPVAEIFRGYYETSISDGELISEICVPLREGWRSTYAKITTRAIHDWPALGIAVSLQLEGGVVRDLRIVLSAALDKPTRLRAAEEVLRGGEVDEVRLRRAGEAAVAEVEIHSDSRGSASYKNHLLRVHLARALQSVIGG
- a CDS encoding xanthine dehydrogenase family protein molybdopterin-binding subunit; the protein is MVDMMPVGNIGRSVTRLEAREKVTGRAEYVHHLRLPGMLYGKIFRSTVPHALIKSVDISAARAVEGVFRVVTIDDIRTVIPNPYYGPAFHDQPILADGKVRFAGEPVAVVLASDPRVAEYAAGLITAEYEELPAVFDEVEAMTSSVCVHDELKPAATFPDLQHLKGRSGTNVALDYKLVRGDVEAGFKSADHVFEHTFRCQQAMHTPMEPFVSVADVQDGRMTLHTASQGPSFVRIEMARLLGWPENRVRVKVPHIGGGFGGKLYIKLEALVTALSLLIQRPVKISLTMEEQFFMVTKHACTFTIKSGVNNDGKIVARRCKIFWNGGAYADIGPRVTQKAGFTSAGPYDIENVAINSYAVYTNRPPAGALRGFGAPQTAWAYECHTDMIAEALKLDKIEFRRQNLLREGRPQASGTIVRDAALDKVLDQVISRMGWHSPLERGSGTIRRGRGVALGIKGITSPTTSVAIVNLYGDGSCGLYIGTVDMGQGSDTVMAQIAAEVLGLNAEAIRVIHPDTDVTPYDMGTLGSRSTFHMGTAVRLAAEDAKAKISALAVELGLAPNSNIPLSEMLRKKYGMQAGNIIGTGSFIPAYKKPDPETGQSVNATPFWGIGGAGAEVEIDTETGRISVTKLVNVVDAGVALNPTLVRQQVSGSAIMQLGFTMTENMIFRDGQLTNGSLADYKIPSLLDIPPQFINEFVDSRQTTGPFGAKGTGETSSISLSPAIGNAVADALGIHMTDLPLTPESIFRAIQLKNGTPLAED